In the genome of Triticum urartu cultivar G1812 chromosome 5, Tu2.1, whole genome shotgun sequence, one region contains:
- the LOC125508973 gene encoding grpE protein homolog 2, mitochondrial isoform X1, with protein sequence MVAARLLARATRQCAAAVVASAARRPLGGVAAVAARPLASSFGPARVPYMLNQPLRYSSNIFQRFGFSSSTPQQNDKEVHEPKDQESTAHESNGEASKEDSGSSGSTEDLDLSKEDLVKLVFEKDELLTSKDEEIKDMKDKVLRSYAEMENVIARTKRESENSKKYAVQNFSKSLLDVADNLARASSVVKESFSKLDTSEDSSGAVPLLKTLLEGVDMTDKQLGEVFKKFGVERFDPLNEKFDPDKHFALFQIPDPSKPSGTVASVVKVGYMLHDRVLRPAEVGVTEGGPSEEPEEKSGGD encoded by the exons ATGGTAGCCGCGCGCCTCCTCGCGCGGGCCACGAGGCAATGCGCCGCCGCGGTGGTGGCGTCCGCTGCGAGGCGGCCGCTCGGCGGTGTGGCGGCGGTGGCCGCTCGCCCGCTCGCCTCTTCCTTCGGCCCCGCCAGG GTTCCATATATGTTGAATCAGCCCTTGAGATACTCAAGCAACATCTTTCAAAGGTTTGGCTTTTCATCTTCTACCCCTCAACAAAATGATAAGGAGGTACACGAACCCAAAGACCAGGAAAGTACTGCACATGAATCGAATGGTGAAGCTTCAAAGGAAGACAGTGGTTCGTCTGGAA GTACAGAAGATCTTGATCTGTCAAAGGAGGATCTAGTGAAGCTAGTTTTTGAGAAGGATGAATTATTAACCTCGAAAGATGAAGAGATCAAAGATATGAAGGACAAGGTTTTGCGCAGCTATGCAGAAATGGAAAATGTCATTGCCAGGACAAAGCGTGAATCTGAGAACTCAAAAAAATATGCAGTGCAG AACTTCTCTAAGAGCTTGTTAGATGTTGCTGACAATTTGGCTAGAGCTTCATCTGTTGTAAAGGAAAGCTTCTCAAAATTAGATACATCCGAAGATTCTAGTGGAGCTGTACCATTACTAAAAACCCTACTGGAGGGTGTTGACATGACTGATAAGCAACTCGGAGAG GTTTTTAAGAAGTTTGGAGTCGAAAGGTTTGATCCGTTAAATGAGAAATTCGATCCTGATAAGCATTTTGCACTTTTCCAAATTCCTGATCCTTCAAAACCATCCGGAACTGTTGCTTCTGTTGTGAAG GTGGGGTACATGTTACATGACCGCGTGCTCCGTCCTGCGGAAGTTGGTGTTACAGAGGGAGGTCCGTCCGAAGAGCCTGAGGAGAAATCAGGTGGAGATTAG
- the LOC125508973 gene encoding grpE protein homolog 2, mitochondrial isoform X2 — protein MVAARLLARATRQCAAAVVASAARRPLGGVAAVAARPLASSFGPARVPYMLNQPLRYSSNIFQRFGFSSSTPQQNDKEVHEPKDQESTAHESNGEASKEDSGTEDLDLSKEDLVKLVFEKDELLTSKDEEIKDMKDKVLRSYAEMENVIARTKRESENSKKYAVQNFSKSLLDVADNLARASSVVKESFSKLDTSEDSSGAVPLLKTLLEGVDMTDKQLGEVFKKFGVERFDPLNEKFDPDKHFALFQIPDPSKPSGTVASVVKVGYMLHDRVLRPAEVGVTEGGPSEEPEEKSGGD, from the exons ATGGTAGCCGCGCGCCTCCTCGCGCGGGCCACGAGGCAATGCGCCGCCGCGGTGGTGGCGTCCGCTGCGAGGCGGCCGCTCGGCGGTGTGGCGGCGGTGGCCGCTCGCCCGCTCGCCTCTTCCTTCGGCCCCGCCAGG GTTCCATATATGTTGAATCAGCCCTTGAGATACTCAAGCAACATCTTTCAAAGGTTTGGCTTTTCATCTTCTACCCCTCAACAAAATGATAAGGAGGTACACGAACCCAAAGACCAGGAAAGTACTGCACATGAATCGAATGGTGAAGCTTCAAAGGAAGACAGTG GTACAGAAGATCTTGATCTGTCAAAGGAGGATCTAGTGAAGCTAGTTTTTGAGAAGGATGAATTATTAACCTCGAAAGATGAAGAGATCAAAGATATGAAGGACAAGGTTTTGCGCAGCTATGCAGAAATGGAAAATGTCATTGCCAGGACAAAGCGTGAATCTGAGAACTCAAAAAAATATGCAGTGCAG AACTTCTCTAAGAGCTTGTTAGATGTTGCTGACAATTTGGCTAGAGCTTCATCTGTTGTAAAGGAAAGCTTCTCAAAATTAGATACATCCGAAGATTCTAGTGGAGCTGTACCATTACTAAAAACCCTACTGGAGGGTGTTGACATGACTGATAAGCAACTCGGAGAG GTTTTTAAGAAGTTTGGAGTCGAAAGGTTTGATCCGTTAAATGAGAAATTCGATCCTGATAAGCATTTTGCACTTTTCCAAATTCCTGATCCTTCAAAACCATCCGGAACTGTTGCTTCTGTTGTGAAG GTGGGGTACATGTTACATGACCGCGTGCTCCGTCCTGCGGAAGTTGGTGTTACAGAGGGAGGTCCGTCCGAAGAGCCTGAGGAGAAATCAGGTGGAGATTAG